The Pseudomonadota bacterium DNA segment CTTCACGCAACAGGGTGCCGATCTCGACGCGATGCGGGATACGTTTGAAGAACTGATGGCCTGGCTTGCCGATCACGCGACGATGGATCCGGCGCTCGCGGTCATGCGCGACGACTTTGTGCGCCGCCGTCGGCCGCACATTGATGGCGCCGTGTTGACGCCGCGTCCGGTGGTCCAGGCGACGACCCAGCTTGTCGCCCGGCCCCACCTGGTGTGGCGCCTGGCGCAGGATGACAAGGGTCTGGAGCTGTTGGCGAACGGGCGTACGCTCCGATTTCCGGTGGAAGACCGCGAGGCGATCAAGCTGGCGCTGTCCGGCGAGACGTTCGTCGCCGGTGACTTGCCGAACATCCGACCGCTCGAGCTTGCCCGTTACCTCGTCAACAGTGTCCTGGTCGTGCCAGTCGACTAAAACTCAACGGCCTGCGGTGCCCGTGCCGCCGGACCAGGTGGCGTCGCCGCCTTCGAAGTAATAGGCGCTCTGTTCGTCGCTGATTTTCCGCCAGGCGGCGACTGCCTCGGGCATCAGATCGCCTTGTGGCCGGGGCATGGCCAAGAAGTTTCCTTCGTGGTCGGATCCGCGCACCAGGCTGGCGTAATCGCGCTCACCCTTGGTCTGTCGGGCGCTGGGCGCGAGGAAGCGCATGGCCAGACCAATACGCCGATGGTCGGACCGGTTGGGTTCGGAGGCATGAAGCGCGAGGCCGTGATGGATCGACATCTGTCCGGCCATCAGCGGCCCGGCGACGGCCTGTGTCTCATCGATACCGTCGCGCACGGTCTGGCCGCGGGTCAGAAGGTTGGTGTCGGCGTGGGTGTCGACGTGCTCCAGCAGCCCGCGCCGGTGCGAACCCGGCAAAAAGCGCATGCAGCCCATATCGCCGGTCGCCGGCGACAGCGCCAACCACGCCGTGAAGCTCTCCAGGGGTTCGATGCCCATGTAGCGGAGGTCCTGGTGCCAGCTGATAAACCCCGGCGTATTCGGCTCCTTGATGATGAGGTCACTGTCCCACAGCAGAATGTCGGGACCGATCAGCGACTCCATGACATCGACGATGCGGGCGTCGTGCACCAGTTCGTCGACCGGCGTGAAGACGACATGGGCGGCGGTACGGCGGAAGTCGGCGATCGGCAGATCGGCGGGCGCGCTCGCTTCGATCGCTTCCAGGCGTTCGCGCATGCTCGCCGCATCCGCTTCGTTCAGCACGTCGACGGGCGCCAGGAAGCCGTCACGCGCGAAGCGCTCGGTCTGCTCGGTGGAAAGCGATCCCGTCATGGTCGGATCCTCCCGTAGTCAGACGCCCGGCCCAAGCTGCAGCTCGGTGCCATCGAAGAAGCGGTTGTAGCGGAACGGCTCCAGTTCGACGCAGGTTGGCGTGTCCGTCACCATCTCCGAGACCAGCCGTCCGGCGCCCGGCCCGATGCCGAAGCCATGGCCGCTGAAACCGGTCGCCAGATAGAAGCCCGGAATCTCGTCGACCGGCGAGATGACCGGGATGGCGTCGGGTGTGACGTCAATCAGGCCGGCCCAGCTGCGATCGATCTTGACGTCCTTCATCACCGGATAGGCCTGTTTCAGATTGGCGAAGGTGGCGTCGATGACATTCCGATCGGGTTTGGGGTCCAGGATGCGCGTGGATTCGAAGGGCGATGGGGTATCAAGCGTCCAATATCGCTGGGTGAAGAGTTCGCGCCAGAAGCGGCTGCCGAATTTCAGCCTGATGGAATCGCGCTCTTCCTTCAGCGCCGGCAGGAACTTGCGGAAGTAACGGAAGGCGTCGGGCACTAGGGGGAACTGGTTCAAGGTGCCGTGGGCGACCGTATAGCCGCCGTCGACACGACGCCGGATCGCGACCGGCCCCGACCAGCAGGCTCCGTCGGTGACATTGGGCGCCGGTGTCGTTCGCAGCACGTTGTTCTGCACCTTCAGCTGCGGCAAGGTCAGACCCTCGCGTCCGCATAGCAGCGACGACCACGCGCCGCCCGCCAGCACGACCCGCTCGCAGGCGACGCGGCCCTGTTCGGTGACCACGCCGACGACACGGCCGCCTTCGATGTCCAGGCCGCGTACGGCGCAGTTGGTCACCACATTGGCGCCGATCCTGACCGCCGCGCGGGCGATTGCCGGGGCGGCCTTCATCGGTTCGGCGCGACCGTCGCTCGGTGTCGTCATGGCGCCGGCCCAGTCGCCGGCCAGGTCGGGCATCTTTTCCTTAAGCTCGGCCGCCGACAGAAGGCGGGTGTCCAACTGATACTGCTTGGCGAGCTCGGCCCAGGTCTCGTACTGCGCCAGGCCCTTTTCCGTCTCTGTCGCGTAGACGACGCCGCCCTGGAAGAAGCCGGTGTTGTCGCCGATCTCCGCGTCCAGACCGCGCCACAGGCGCAGCGATTCCATGATCAGCGGGATTTCCTGGGGCGCGCGGCCCTGCTGGCGCACGAAGCCCCAGTTGCGGCTGGACTGTTCGCCGCCGATCACGCCCTTTTCGCAGAGCAGGACGGAAACACCCTGTTTGGCCAGGAAGTAGGTCGCCGACGTGCCGATGATGCCGCCGCCGATGATCACGACTTCCACCTTGGCCGGAAGCTTGCCACTCTCCGGCCCCGGATCCACCTGAACCATCACCACCCCGCGCTGAACGTTAACGAACCGCGCCTATCTTTCTCGATCCATGATCGACAAAGCAAGGTTTCCCTTATGGATTGGCTTTAGCGCCCGTCCAGCATGTGGCGGAGTTCGTCGTCTTCGGGGAAGCGGTGGTCGGCGAACTTGGAGAACAGCAAGTCGTCGCCGACGGTGATCTCAAACGAGCCGGAGCGGCCGCCCTCGATCGTCACCTCGGCGCCGTAGGTCTCTTCGAGCAGGCTTCTCGCACGGAGCGCCCTGGGCTCGTAGTTTCACTGTACGCAGTATTCTATATGAACCTTGATCGGCTCGCTCATCGCGACCTCTCTTCCAAACACGTGCTCCATTTGACCATACATGGTCGTCTCTTGCCACTGTCGGTCATGGTCCGACGGTATCGGCTCCGGCCCACTCCCCCGCCCGGCCACCCCGAGGATGCTGCCATGGGGGGCCGGGCAGGGGAGTGGCCCGGCGATGCCATTCGCCAAAAGTGCGCTAGCCGCGCAACCGCTCGTTGGCCGGATCAAACAGCGGCTCGGTCTCGACCCGGGCCGGGCGCATGTCGCCCAGGATCTCGATGGCGAACCCGTCGGCGGTCACGTCGATATCCGGATTGAGGTAGGCGAGCGCTATGCTCTTGTCGACGACATGGCCATAGCCGCCGGAGGAGACGACGCCGGCGACGTCGCCGTTCAAGAGCACCGGTTCGTTGGCCCAGCAGTCGGCGTCGTCGGCATCGACGGTCATGGTGACGAGCTTCCAGCGCAGGCCTTGATTGTGCCGGGCGATCAACCCGTCGCGGCCGATGAAGTCGCCCTTGTCCAATTTGACGAAGCGGTCGAGGCCGGCTTCGAACGGGGTTGTGTCGGCGGTGAACTCCATGCCCCAGCGCCCGTAGCTCTTTTCCAGGCGCAGGCTGTCGAGCGCCCGGCCACCGGCGAGCGACAGGCCCATATCGGCGCCCGCCTTGCGCAGCGTATCGTAGACATGCATCTGGTATTCGGCGGGCATGTGGAGCTCGTAGCCGAGGTCGCCGGTAAACGAGACCCGCATCACACGGCACGGCGCCATGCCGACATCCATGTCGCGCGCGGTCATGAACGGCATGGCGTCGCTTGAAACGTCGGCGCGAGTGACCGCTGCCAAGAGTTCGCGCGAATACGGCCCGGCGATCGCCAGGCCGGCGCGCTCCGTCGTCTCCGAGCGGATGGTGACGCCGGACGGCGGCATGTGTTCGTCCCACCAGCGGCGGTGGAACCGTTCGGCGGTGCCACCGCCGACCACATAGAAGGACTCCGGTCCCAGCCGCGTCAGGGTGAAGTCGCCGATGATGCCGCCCTTGGCGTTGAGCATGGGCGCCAGCACCATGCGGCCAATCTTCTGCGGGATGCGGCAGGCGAGCACGCGGTCCAGGAAGGCTTCAGCGCCCGGACCTTCGACCAGGTACTTGGCGAAGGTCGAGATCTCCAGCATGCCGACACCGGCACGCAGCGCCCGGCATTCCTCGCCGACCGGTTCGAACCAGTTGGGTCGGCGGAAGCTCAGGATGTCGCGGCCTTCGACGCCATCCTTGGCAAACCACAGCGGCCGCTCGAAGCCGTAGGCCGAGCCGAACACCGCGCC contains these protein-coding regions:
- a CDS encoding phytanoyl-CoA dioxygenase family protein: MTGSLSTEQTERFARDGFLAPVDVLNEADAASMRERLEAIEASAPADLPIADFRRTAAHVVFTPVDELVHDARIVDVMESLIGPDILLWDSDLIIKEPNTPGFISWHQDLRYMGIEPLESFTAWLALSPATGDMGCMRFLPGSHRRGLLEHVDTHADTNLLTRGQTVRDGIDETQAVAGPLMAGQMSIHHGLALHASEPNRSDHRRIGLAMRFLAPSARQTKGERDYASLVRGSDHEGNFLAMPRPQGDLMPEAVAAWRKISDEQSAYYFEGGDATWSGGTGTAGR
- a CDS encoding FAD-binding oxidoreductase, with the translated sequence MVQVDPGPESGKLPAKVEVVIIGGGIIGTSATYFLAKQGVSVLLCEKGVIGGEQSSRNWGFVRQQGRAPQEIPLIMESLRLWRGLDAEIGDNTGFFQGGVVYATETEKGLAQYETWAELAKQYQLDTRLLSAAELKEKMPDLAGDWAGAMTTPSDGRAEPMKAAPAIARAAVRIGANVVTNCAVRGLDIEGGRVVGVVTEQGRVACERVVLAGGAWSSLLCGREGLTLPQLKVQNNVLRTTPAPNVTDGACWSGPVAIRRRVDGGYTVAHGTLNQFPLVPDAFRYFRKFLPALKEERDSIRLKFGSRFWRELFTQRYWTLDTPSPFESTRILDPKPDRNVIDATFANLKQAYPVMKDVKIDRSWAGLIDVTPDAIPVISPVDEIPGFYLATGFSGHGFGIGPGAGRLVSEMVTDTPTCVELEPFRYNRFFDGTELQLGPGV